From Acidimicrobiales bacterium, one genomic window encodes:
- a CDS encoding aminotransferase class I/II-fold pyridoxal phosphate-dependent enzyme encodes MSSDFHRTWLSDAAAAREQQISDATRRLSTGHKRDLIEALTERSRTIHERECFNLNPASNVMNPRAEALLAAGLGTRASLGHAGDKYEVGLEAIEELEVMTADLACDLFGARHAEIRVASGAMANLYAFLACAQPGDAAIVPPPSIGGHVTHNTAGAAGLRGLQIHEAPIDGANYTVDVDGVAELARRVRPKIITIGASLNLTHHPVAELRQIADEVGAYLLFDAAHLCGVIAGGAWPNPLEQGAHIMTMSTYKSLAGPPGGLLLINDDDLARRIDAIAYPGLTANFDVGRTTALAMSLADLVDFGSDYAAAMVDTASALAASIGERGIDLFTTGQGPTRSHQFALRAEPWGGGHATAVRLRDANLLTCAIGLPDGEGLRLGTPELVRWGMTVGDMDRLGDLLVRALQDEPASVASEVSALRRRYTRVHFCS; translated from the coding sequence ATGTCGAGCGACTTTCACCGAACCTGGTTGTCCGATGCTGCCGCTGCCCGAGAGCAGCAGATCTCAGATGCCACCCGCAGGCTCTCGACGGGTCATAAACGCGACCTGATCGAGGCGCTCACCGAGCGGAGCAGGACGATCCACGAGCGCGAATGCTTCAACCTGAATCCGGCCAGCAACGTCATGAACCCGCGGGCCGAGGCACTACTGGCGGCGGGGCTCGGGACCAGGGCATCACTCGGTCACGCCGGCGACAAGTACGAGGTGGGCCTCGAAGCCATCGAGGAACTCGAGGTCATGACCGCCGACCTGGCGTGCGACCTGTTCGGCGCCCGCCACGCCGAGATCCGTGTCGCATCTGGCGCCATGGCCAACCTGTACGCGTTCCTGGCTTGTGCCCAGCCCGGCGACGCAGCGATCGTGCCGCCGCCGAGCATCGGCGGTCATGTCACCCACAACACGGCGGGTGCGGCCGGACTGCGCGGACTCCAAATCCACGAGGCACCCATCGATGGCGCCAACTACACGGTCGACGTCGACGGCGTTGCCGAGTTGGCGCGTCGGGTCAGGCCCAAGATCATCACCATCGGCGCCAGCCTGAACCTCACCCACCACCCGGTCGCCGAGCTCCGACAGATCGCCGACGAGGTCGGGGCGTACCTGCTGTTCGACGCCGCCCATCTCTGTGGGGTCATAGCGGGCGGTGCGTGGCCCAACCCGCTCGAACAGGGTGCTCACATCATGACCATGAGCACCTACAAGAGCCTGGCCGGGCCGCCCGGCGGGTTGTTGTTGATAAACGACGACGATCTCGCACGCCGCATCGACGCCATTGCCTATCCCGGGCTCACCGCCAACTTCGACGTCGGTCGAACCACAGCGTTGGCCATGAGCCTCGCCGATCTGGTCGATTTCGGCAGCGACTACGCGGCGGCCATGGTCGACACCGCATCGGCCCTGGCGGCCAGCATCGGTGAACGCGGGATCGATCTGTTCACCACCGGCCAGGGGCCGACCCGGTCACACCAATTCGCCTTGCGCGCCGAGCCGTGGGGCGGGGGTCACGCAACGGCCGTGCGGTTGCGCGACGCCAATCTGCTGACGTGTGCGATAGGGCTGCCCGATGGCGAGGGTCTGCGGCTGGGGACACCCGAGCTGGTGCGCTGGGGAATGACAGTGGGCGACATGGACCGGCTGGGAGACCTTCTGGTTCGCGCCCTACAAGACGAACCGGCTTCGGTCGCGTCCGAGGTCAGCGCCCTGCGTCGCCGCTATACCCGGGTTCACTTCTGCAGCTGA
- a CDS encoding pyridoxamine 5'-phosphate oxidase family protein: MGRAFQQITDAMRSFVEAQHVFFVATAPSDGGRVNLSPKGYSASMAPGAL; encoded by the coding sequence ATGGGTAGAGCCTTCCAGCAGATCACCGATGCGATGCGTAGCTTCGTCGAGGCCCAGCACGTGTTCTTCGTCGCAACAGCTCCCAGCGACGGTGGCCGGGTGAACCTGTCGCCCAAGGGGTACTCCGCTTCTATGGCACCGGGCGCGTTGTGA
- a CDS encoding TIGR03560 family F420-dependent LLM class oxidoreductase — protein sequence MVEFAVKTPPQHGTWNEFLDVWRATDQCDTFAQAWNFDHFYPLVGDTHGSCLEGWTMLAALAQATTRIRIGTMVNGMHYRHPAVTANMAATVDIISGGRLDLGLGAGWNIEESDAYGINLGTVKERLDRFEEGVEVIARLLTQEVTDFGGQYFTITDARCEPKPVQNPLPILIGGSGRRRTLAVVAKWAHKWDAGFGSVDDWREKNDVLIGHCERIGRNPAEIKRTAHIAWEAGADPAPLAEQAAVLARAGVDQVIFSMRGPYVAAEVEPLGHALAAL from the coding sequence ATGGTCGAATTCGCCGTCAAGACACCGCCACAACACGGAACATGGAATGAGTTCCTCGATGTGTGGCGCGCCACCGATCAGTGCGACACGTTCGCACAAGCCTGGAACTTCGACCACTTCTACCCTCTGGTTGGCGACACCCACGGCTCGTGTCTGGAGGGCTGGACGATGCTGGCCGCCCTGGCCCAGGCCACCACGCGCATACGCATCGGCACGATGGTCAACGGCATGCACTATCGGCACCCGGCCGTCACGGCCAACATGGCCGCAACCGTCGACATCATCTCGGGCGGGCGCCTCGACCTGGGCCTGGGTGCGGGCTGGAACATCGAAGAATCAGACGCCTACGGAATAAACCTGGGAACGGTCAAGGAGCGCCTCGACCGCTTCGAGGAGGGTGTCGAGGTGATAGCGCGGCTGTTGACACAAGAGGTCACAGACTTCGGGGGCCAGTACTTCACCATCACCGACGCCCGATGCGAACCCAAGCCGGTGCAGAACCCGCTTCCGATCCTCATCGGCGGCAGCGGCCGCCGGCGCACGCTGGCGGTGGTGGCCAAGTGGGCGCACAAGTGGGACGCCGGCTTCGGTTCGGTCGACGACTGGCGCGAAAAGAACGACGTGCTCATCGGCCATTGCGAGCGCATAGGCCGCAACCCCGCCGAGATCAAGCGCACCGCCCACATCGCATGGGAGGCGGGCGCCGATCCGGCGCCGTTGGCCGAACAGGCTGCGGTGCTGGCCCGGGCGGGCGTCGACCAGGTGATCTTCTCGATGCGCGGCCCCTACGTTGCCGCCGAGGTCGAACCCCTGGGCCACGCACTGGCGGCGCTGTAG
- a CDS encoding LLM class flavin-dependent oxidoreductase has protein sequence MDVGMIVGEATPLSWDRWRHISRLAERLGFKSLFRSDHYFNGVQKEAIDVYLSFVMTAEVTQHIRFGPLVSPVTFRQPVNVGRMAQQLDALSGGRYVQGLGIGWFEPEHHIYGLDFPPLTERYDRLQEAIGLIRQLWYSADGRFDGDYYRIAGTDSQPHPPSGRPPILIGGKGPKRTLRIVAEHANEWNATPMSPAQYRKAVDALEQHCADTGRDPSEIRRSMLLFATIGPDDRTQRMATQRFVDMMAPGATIEEAVARNHIPWRGSVDQLVDHLGQLGELGLHEVVFEHFCHEEDTIAEWLAAEVAPQLADL, from the coding sequence ATGGACGTCGGAATGATCGTCGGAGAGGCAACCCCGCTGAGCTGGGATAGATGGCGCCACATCAGCCGACTGGCCGAACGGCTGGGATTCAAGTCGCTGTTTCGGTCCGACCACTACTTCAACGGTGTTCAGAAGGAAGCCATCGACGTCTACCTGTCGTTCGTCATGACCGCCGAAGTCACACAACACATCCGCTTCGGCCCGCTGGTTTCGCCGGTGACGTTCCGCCAGCCGGTGAACGTGGGCCGCATGGCCCAGCAGCTCGATGCGCTCAGCGGCGGCCGTTATGTGCAAGGCCTGGGCATCGGGTGGTTCGAGCCCGAGCACCACATCTACGGTCTGGACTTCCCGCCACTGACCGAACGCTACGACCGCCTCCAGGAGGCGATCGGCCTCATCAGGCAGCTCTGGTACTCCGCCGACGGCCGGTTCGACGGCGACTACTACCGAATCGCCGGAACCGACTCGCAACCACACCCGCCATCGGGCCGTCCCCCGATTTTGATCGGCGGCAAAGGCCCCAAACGAACTCTGCGCATCGTGGCCGAACACGCAAACGAGTGGAACGCCACCCCTATGTCGCCCGCGCAGTATCGAAAGGCGGTGGACGCACTCGAGCAGCACTGCGCCGACACCGGCCGCGACCCGTCGGAGATTCGTCGTTCGATGTTGCTGTTTGCGACCATCGGGCCTGACGACCGCACGCAGCGCATGGCGACGCAGCGGTTCGTCGACATGATGGCCCCCGGAGCGACCATCGAGGAAGCGGTGGCGCGCAACCACATCCCTTGGCGGGGTTCGGTCGACCAGCTGGTCGACCACCTCGGGCAACTCGGCGAGCTGGGGCTACACGAGGTCGTGTTCGAGCACTTCTGCCACGAGGAAGACACCATCGCCGAATGGCTGGCAGCCGAGGTGGCGCCACAGCTCGCGGACCTGTAG
- a CDS encoding heme-binding protein — protein sequence MSDTRTMAELTLDGARKVLDGALAKATQMGKAFCIAIADTAGEPIVTARMDGAPRLSAGIAANKAYSVAGFGGMPTGQWWDVIKDQPALVHGLTHTPRLTIFGGGVGVFVDGVLVGAVGVSGGTADEDAEVAAAGAAALG from the coding sequence ATGAGTGACACCAGAACCATGGCCGAGTTGACGCTGGACGGAGCCCGCAAGGTGCTCGACGGCGCGTTGGCCAAGGCGACCCAGATGGGCAAGGCATTCTGCATCGCGATCGCCGACACGGCTGGTGAGCCAATCGTGACCGCCCGCATGGACGGGGCGCCCAGGCTGTCGGCAGGCATAGCGGCGAACAAGGCCTACTCGGTCGCAGGGTTCGGAGGTATGCCCACCGGACAGTGGTGGGACGTCATCAAGGACCAGCCGGCGTTGGTTCACGGCCTCACCCACACCCCGCGCCTGACGATCTTCGGTGGGGGAGTGGGCGTGTTCGTAGATGGCGTGCTGGTGGGAGCCGTCGGGGTATCGGGCGGCACGGCCGACGAGGACGCAGAAGTGGCCGCAGCCGGAGCGGCGGCGCTCGGCTGA